From a single Paenibacillus sp. FSL W8-0426 genomic region:
- a CDS encoding D-alanyl-D-alanine carboxypeptidase family protein has product MRNGLKVIVLILIPLLAWPSWIRAEMAEELSKPSTHAESAALIDVTSGRILFSKEGDKQMRIASLTKIMTAIVAIENGKLDDKVKVSAAAFGKEGSSIYLKLGEEMSLENMLYGLMLRSGNDAATAIAEHVGGSEEGFVLMMNQKAEEIGLRGTHFMNPHGLDADGHYSTASDMARLTAYALQNPVFKRIVATEQKSAPNPNESWDYSWHNKNKMLRLYEGADGVKTGYTKKAFRCLVSSATRNGQQLAAVTLNDGDDWNDHARMLDFGFKHFPLVEIAKREQQVEGTDVITGRSFKYPLAEGEKGALNKRLVLQSQPKSGGEGASSDPAFGLAGRIQIELEGRQIGSIPVYRKGSYIPKEPQLDDAAFAEETGSKAWSSAWKAVISRLLSP; this is encoded by the coding sequence ATGCGAAATGGATTAAAAGTGATTGTGTTAATACTTATCCCCCTGCTGGCATGGCCGTCATGGATTCGAGCGGAGATGGCCGAAGAGCTGTCCAAACCGTCGACGCACGCGGAGAGCGCAGCGCTGATCGATGTGACTTCCGGGCGGATTTTGTTCAGCAAGGAGGGGGATAAACAGATGCGGATCGCCAGTTTGACCAAAATCATGACCGCAATCGTGGCGATCGAAAACGGGAAGCTGGATGACAAAGTCAAGGTGAGTGCAGCCGCATTCGGCAAAGAAGGCTCCTCCATATACCTCAAGTTGGGAGAGGAAATGTCGCTCGAAAACATGTTGTACGGCTTGATGCTCCGGTCGGGAAATGATGCGGCCACGGCCATTGCGGAGCATGTGGGCGGTTCGGAAGAAGGGTTCGTGCTGATGATGAACCAAAAAGCGGAGGAAATCGGATTAAGGGGCACGCATTTCATGAATCCGCATGGATTGGACGCCGATGGGCATTATTCTACCGCGAGCGATATGGCCCGCTTGACGGCATATGCGCTGCAGAACCCGGTTTTCAAGCGGATTGTGGCCACCGAACAAAAATCTGCCCCGAACCCGAATGAGAGCTGGGATTATTCGTGGCATAACAAAAACAAGATGCTCCGATTGTACGAAGGGGCCGACGGCGTCAAAACGGGGTATACCAAAAAGGCATTCCGGTGCTTGGTCAGTTCGGCCACGCGCAATGGGCAGCAGCTTGCTGCCGTTACCTTGAATGACGGCGACGACTGGAACGACCATGCTCGCATGCTGGACTTCGGATTTAAACATTTCCCGCTGGTTGAGATTGCCAAGAGGGAACAGCAAGTGGAAGGAACCGATGTGATTACAGGTCGCAGCTTCAAATATCCGCTTGCGGAGGGCGAAAAAGGAGCTTTGAACAAACGTCTTGTGCTGCAGAGCCAACCGAAGTCTGGAGGAGAGGGGGCATCTTCCGATCCGGCATTTGGTCTGGCGGGCCGCATTCAGATCGAACTCGAGGGGCGACAGATCGGTTCGATTCCGGTCTATCGCAAAGGCAGCTATATTCCCAAGGAGCCGCAGCTGGACGATGCCGCTTTTGCAGAAGAAACCGGATCCAAGGCCTGGTCGTCGGCATGGAAAGCCGTGATTAGCCGATTATTGTCCCCGTGA
- a CDS encoding spore maturation protein: MLTFINWISVWAIPVIIAFIPLYAFAKKVPVYESFVDGAKEGFGTAISIIPHLVGMMVAISVFRASGALDFVISLIAPLFSWMGVPGEVLPLGILRPLTGTGSLAFTTDLIKTYGPDSMIGRMASTIQGSTDTTLYVLTVYFGAVGIRNGRYALKVGLFSDVVGFIAALAICLIVFG; encoded by the coding sequence GTGTTAACCTTCATCAACTGGATTTCGGTCTGGGCCATTCCGGTTATCATCGCGTTTATACCATTATATGCGTTCGCCAAAAAGGTACCGGTTTATGAATCCTTTGTTGATGGAGCCAAAGAGGGATTCGGAACGGCGATCAGCATCATTCCGCATTTGGTGGGCATGATGGTAGCCATCAGCGTGTTTCGCGCTTCGGGTGCGCTCGATTTCGTCATCAGCCTGATCGCCCCGCTGTTTTCCTGGATGGGGGTCCCGGGCGAAGTGCTGCCGCTGGGCATTTTGCGCCCGCTGACCGGCACGGGATCACTTGCTTTTACGACAGATCTGATCAAAACCTATGGGCCCGACTCCATGATTGGCAGAATGGCTTCGACCATCCAGGGAAGCACGGACACGACGTTGTATGTGTTGACCGTCTATTTTGGAGCGGTGGGCATACGAAATGGCCGGTATGCTCTTAAAGTGGGGCTCTTTTCCGACGTTGTCGGATTCATCGCTGCGCTTGCTATCTGTTTGATTGTGTTTGGTTAA
- a CDS encoding nucleoside recognition domain-containing protein, which produces MINIIWLLMIVTGFAFAAAKGNIEVVTQAAFDGAATGVTVCLGLISVLVFWMGMMKMAEDAGLLGRIAKLLGPVVAFLFPDVPRNHPAMGYILSNMSANLLGLGNAATPMGIKAMQELQELNPDKQTASPAMCTLLALNTASITIIPTTLIAIRLNYHSANATEIVGTTLMATVIATVAALGADRWYRRRAMKRPPNVHSGGKPLMKG; this is translated from the coding sequence GTGATTAATATCATTTGGCTGCTGATGATTGTGACGGGATTTGCGTTTGCAGCCGCTAAAGGCAATATTGAAGTGGTTACCCAGGCGGCATTCGATGGGGCGGCAACGGGCGTCACGGTATGTTTGGGACTGATCAGCGTGCTCGTCTTCTGGATGGGCATGATGAAAATGGCGGAGGATGCCGGATTGCTCGGCAGAATCGCGAAATTGTTAGGCCCTGTCGTCGCGTTCCTGTTTCCGGACGTGCCTCGCAATCATCCGGCAATGGGATATATCCTGTCCAATATGAGTGCCAACTTGCTGGGACTGGGGAATGCGGCAACCCCGATGGGCATCAAGGCGATGCAGGAGCTGCAGGAGCTTAATCCAGACAAACAGACGGCTTCTCCGGCCATGTGCACGCTGCTGGCATTGAATACGGCAAGCATAACGATTATTCCGACCACGCTCATCGCGATCAGGCTGAATTATCATTCGGCGAACGCGACCGAGATTGTAGGCACAACGTTGATGGCCACCGTGATCGCGACTGTGGCTGCGCTCGGGGCGGATCGATGGTACAGGAGAAGAGCGATGAAAAGACCGCCAAACGTGCATTCAGGCGGCAAACCACTCATGAAAGGATGA